The Helianthus annuus cultivar XRQ/B chromosome 16, HanXRQr2.0-SUNRISE, whole genome shotgun sequence genome includes a window with the following:
- the LOC110916179 gene encoding cold and drought-regulated protein CORA isoform X1: MVSKRFLFIVVAFAIVLVTSEVAAAKELTSKHESEVKDAKHDHDDHGYDNDYGHGGYDNGYGGHDNDGHGGYDYGHGGYYNGGRHGGYCKYGCCGNGGYYSGGCRCCDTLAEATAYKQAHQAQTHN, translated from the exons ATGGTTTCAAAGAGATTCCTTTTTATTGTTGTTGCTTTTGCAATTGTTCTCGTTACATCTGAAGTTGCTGCTGCTAAGGAATTGACTTCTAAACATGAAA GTGAGGTAAAAGATGCTAAGCATGATCATGATGACCATGGGTATGACAATGATTACGGACATGGAGGGTATGACAACGGATATGGAGGGCATGACAATGATGGACATGGAGGGTATGATTACGGACATGGAGGGTATTACAATGGCGGTCGACATGGAGGATATTGCAAGTATGGTTGTTGTGGCAATGGAGGTTACTACAGTGGAGGATGCAGGTGTTGTGACACTCTTGCAGAGGCAACTGCATACAAACAAGCTCATCAGGCACAAACTCATAACTGA